Proteins co-encoded in one Flavobacterium fluviale genomic window:
- a CDS encoding Rossmann-like and DUF2520 domain-containing protein yields MIQITIIGSGNVAQHLIKAFDASKTVEIKQVFSRNKEALSHLVAYEKIVSDYSELQTADLHIIAVSDNAISEVSEQLPFNNQFVVHTSGTSPIDVLDEKNRRGVFYPLQTFSKSKNVDYSVIPFCLEAENTVDFKLLESVAKSISTAVYLINSEQRKALHVAAVFVNNFTNHLYQIGQEICEENQVPFAILRPLIQETADKINTLDPNEAQTGPAKREDSNTINAHLAFLEDENKKNIYKILTQSIQDNGKKL; encoded by the coding sequence ATGATTCAGATAACAATTATTGGTTCGGGAAATGTTGCGCAACATTTGATAAAAGCTTTTGATGCTAGCAAAACTGTAGAAATTAAACAGGTTTTTTCAAGAAATAAAGAAGCTTTAAGTCATTTGGTGGCTTATGAAAAGATTGTTTCTGATTACAGTGAATTACAGACTGCTGACCTGCACATAATTGCAGTTTCAGACAATGCTATTTCTGAAGTCTCAGAACAGCTTCCTTTTAACAATCAATTTGTTGTACATACTTCTGGAACATCTCCAATTGATGTTTTGGATGAAAAAAATCGTCGTGGTGTTTTTTATCCGCTTCAGACTTTTTCTAAAAGTAAAAACGTAGATTATTCTGTTATTCCTTTTTGTCTGGAAGCAGAAAATACAGTCGATTTTAAGCTTTTGGAATCTGTCGCTAAAAGTATTTCCACAGCTGTTTACTTGATAAACTCTGAACAGCGAAAAGCACTTCATGTGGCAGCTGTTTTTGTAAATAATTTTACGAATCATCTTTATCAGATTGGTCAGGAAATTTGCGAAGAAAATCAAGTTCCTTTTGCAATTTTGAGGCCTTTGATTCAGGAAACAGCTGATAAAATTAATACACTAGATCCTAATGAAGCCCAGACAGGTCCTGCAAAACGCGAAGATTCGAATACAATCAATGCGCATTTGGCTTTTTTAGAAGATGAAAACAAAAAAAATATCTATAAAATTCTAACACAATCTATACAAGATAATGGCAAAAAGTTATAA
- a CDS encoding AI-2E family transporter produces MNRPITLPFYAKLSFILVILICFAFIFCTGKDIITPVLMAFLFAVLLLPIFTFLNTKFKFPRHLAAIVCLLIFLSFIVGILVFISYQVTYMANDFGTIKKNANSFIIEIHKFIRENFQVSIGEQKKYLDTVTKDSVKNGQATIISSIISISDVLLDSTIIVIYTFLFLIYKEHFKLFLAKLISPQNHTVLKDILSQIKVSVNNYIVSLIIEMLVVSVLTGLGLWIIGIKYFILLGLITGILNLIPYIGILIAGVITVLASLTGSADTSVILGILIVNIIVQFIDNNLLVPLIINSKVEINAFVSIMGIIVGGAAAGIAGMFLAIPLLAILKIIFDRIESLSPWGYLMGNHVPRKFRWRTRKAAVNN; encoded by the coding sequence ATGAATCGGCCAATTACTTTACCTTTTTATGCAAAACTTTCCTTTATACTTGTTATTTTAATCTGTTTTGCGTTTATCTTTTGTACCGGAAAAGATATAATTACTCCAGTTTTAATGGCATTTTTATTTGCCGTTTTACTGCTTCCCATTTTTACATTTTTAAATACAAAATTTAAATTTCCAAGACACCTTGCGGCCATAGTCTGCCTTTTGATTTTTTTATCTTTTATTGTCGGAATTTTGGTTTTCATTTCCTATCAGGTCACTTATATGGCCAATGATTTTGGAACAATCAAGAAAAATGCTAATTCTTTTATCATTGAAATTCATAAGTTTATTAGAGAAAATTTTCAAGTAAGTATTGGCGAGCAAAAAAAATATTTGGACACCGTTACCAAAGATTCTGTTAAAAATGGCCAGGCTACGATAATCTCTTCGATAATATCTATCAGCGATGTTCTTTTGGATAGTACTATTATCGTAATTTATACGTTTCTGTTTCTAATATATAAAGAACATTTTAAATTGTTTTTAGCAAAGTTGATAAGTCCGCAGAATCATACTGTTTTAAAAGATATTCTTTCGCAGATAAAAGTTTCTGTAAACAACTATATTGTTAGTTTGATTATTGAAATGCTTGTTGTTTCTGTACTTACAGGTCTAGGTTTATGGATTATAGGCATTAAATATTTTATACTGCTTGGACTGATAACGGGTATTTTAAATCTAATTCCCTACATAGGGATTTTAATTGCCGGAGTTATTACCGTTTTAGCTTCTTTAACCGGTTCAGCAGATACGTCTGTGATTTTAGGAATTCTAATCGTGAATATAATTGTTCAGTTTATTGACAATAACTTACTTGTGCCGTTAATTATTAATTCTAAAGTAGAAATCAATGCATTTGTTTCTATTATGGGAATTATTGTTGGAGGCGCTGCAGCTGGAATCGCGGGCATGTTTTTAGCCATTCCGCTTTTAGCTATTTTAAAAATTATATTTGATCGAATTGAATCCCTTTCGCCTTGGGGTTATTTAATGGGAAATCATGTACCGCGGAAATTTAGATGGAGAACCAGAAAAGCAGCAGTTAATAATTAA
- a CDS encoding KdsC family phosphatase: protein MAKSYKEIMNDITTFVFDVDGVLTDSSVFVTNEGEMLRTMNIRDGFAMKAAIESGFKVCVISGGSNEGVRIRLQNLGITDIHLGSPDKVKTFQEYTEAYNIKQENVLYMGDDIPDFHVMKLVGLPTCPQDAAPEIKNISRYISHVKGGRGAVRDVIEQVMKVQGKWMEYFNGKHD, encoded by the coding sequence ATGGCAAAAAGTTATAAAGAAATAATGAATGACATCACAACTTTTGTTTTTGATGTTGACGGCGTACTTACAGACAGTTCAGTATTTGTAACCAACGAAGGTGAAATGCTGAGAACAATGAATATTCGTGATGGTTTTGCTATGAAAGCAGCAATCGAAAGCGGTTTCAAAGTATGCGTTATTTCTGGCGGAAGCAATGAAGGTGTCCGTATTCGTCTTCAAAATTTAGGTATTACTGATATCCATTTAGGATCTCCTGATAAAGTAAAAACTTTTCAAGAATACACTGAGGCTTATAATATTAAACAGGAAAATGTGTTGTATATGGGAGATGATATTCCTGACTTTCATGTTATGAAATTAGTTGGGCTTCCTACCTGTCCCCAAGATGCAGCTCCAGAAATTAAAAATATCAGCCGTTATATTTCACACGTAAAAGGCGGACGCGGCGCTGTAAGAGATGTTATCGAACAGGTTATGAAAGTGCAGGGAAAATGGATGGAATATTTTAATGGAAAACACGATTAG
- a CDS encoding geranylgeranylglycerol-phosphate geranylgeranyltransferase: MKYLKLIRYQNLLMLAFMQLIFRYAFLKQQNIPLALSDWQYGLLVLSTVLLAAAGYVINNIYDVGTDSINKPNNVVVGRGITETAAYNIYIGLNISGVAIGFLLSNIILRPTFASLFILIASLLYFYATTLKQIMILGNFVVALLLAVSVLMIGVFDLFPATTSENQAQMASLFSILTDYALFAFMVNFIREIVKDIEDVNGDYNQGLNTLPIAIGINRAAKIALGFAVITFILSALYCNTYFMENKLYIAVLYWFAAVLAPLLYFIVKIFTAKSQKDFHHLSTILKLILFFGILSILVIALNIKYNA, translated from the coding sequence ATGAAATACCTAAAACTTATTCGTTATCAAAACTTATTAATGCTTGCTTTTATGCAGCTTATATTTCGTTATGCCTTTTTAAAACAGCAGAATATTCCATTAGCTTTATCAGACTGGCAATACGGATTATTGGTTTTGAGTACTGTTTTACTGGCAGCAGCGGGTTATGTCATTAACAATATTTATGATGTTGGAACAGACAGTATCAATAAACCTAATAATGTTGTGGTTGGCAGAGGAATAACAGAAACAGCTGCTTATAATATTTACATTGGTTTAAATATTTCTGGTGTTGCCATTGGTTTTCTGTTATCGAATATTATTTTGAGGCCGACATTTGCGTCGCTTTTTATACTAATTGCTTCTCTGTTGTATTTTTACGCAACAACTTTAAAACAAATCATGATTCTGGGCAATTTTGTAGTTGCGCTGCTTCTTGCTGTAAGTGTTTTAATGATTGGTGTTTTCGATCTTTTTCCAGCGACTACCAGCGAAAATCAAGCTCAAATGGCGAGTCTTTTTTCCATTTTGACGGATTATGCCCTATTTGCTTTTATGGTTAATTTTATTCGTGAAATTGTTAAAGATATTGAAGATGTAAATGGCGATTACAATCAAGGATTGAATACATTACCTATTGCTATTGGAATTAACAGGGCTGCAAAAATTGCTTTAGGGTTTGCAGTTATTACCTTTATATTGTCAGCACTTTATTGCAATACCTATTTTATGGAAAACAAGCTTTATATTGCTGTTTTGTATTGGTTTGCTGCCGTTTTGGCTCCTTTATTATATTTCATTGTAAAAATATTTACGGCCAAATCTCAAAAAGATTTTCACCATTTGAGTACCATTCTAAAACTTATCTTATTCTTCGGAATTTTATCTATATTGGTTATTGCCTTAAACATCAAATACAATGCTTAG
- a CDS encoding Maf-like protein, with protein MLREKLKKYKIILASGSPRRQQFFKDLDLDFEIRLKDVEEIYPPELKAVEITDYLAELKAKAFEGELKENEILVTSDTIVWHQNKALGKPKNAEEAFAMIKSMSNTTHDVITSVCFKTTESSTLLHDVTKVTFNDLSDEAILYYIENYKPYDKAGAYGIQEWFGFMAVAKVEGSYTNVMGLPTAKVYEFLTTLV; from the coding sequence ATGCTTAGAGAAAAACTAAAAAAATATAAAATCATTTTAGCATCTGGTTCTCCACGTAGACAGCAGTTTTTTAAAGATTTAGATCTTGACTTTGAAATTCGCTTAAAAGATGTTGAAGAAATTTATCCGCCCGAATTAAAAGCTGTTGAAATAACCGATTATCTGGCTGAACTAAAAGCCAAAGCTTTTGAAGGTGAATTGAAAGAAAATGAAATTCTAGTAACCAGCGATACGATTGTCTGGCATCAGAATAAAGCATTAGGGAAACCAAAAAATGCAGAGGAAGCTTTTGCTATGATCAAATCGATGTCAAATACAACGCATGATGTGATTACTTCTGTTTGTTTTAAAACAACTGAATCTTCTACCCTATTACATGATGTTACAAAAGTTACTTTTAATGATTTATCAGATGAAGCAATTTTATATTACATCGAAAATTATAAACCTTACGATAAAGCTGGAGCTTATGGAATTCAGGAATGGTTTGGTTTTATGGCAGTTGCAAAAGTTGAAGGTTCTTACACCAATGTTATGGGACTTCCAACAGCAAAAGTTTACGAATTTTTGACTACATTAGTTTAA
- a CDS encoding mechanosensitive ion channel domain-containing protein — protein MFSFKEYSREIFVTIILVLVLIVLRVLIANLIRRFAATSHLFENRTNLVIKYINILMNILITTSLIVVWGVETQDIFITISSIATVIGVAMFAQWSILSNVTSGMILFFSFPFRIGDTIKIHDKDFPIEAEIEDINTFHVSLKTKEGEKIIFPNNLLLQKGISIIPAKYEEREFFD, from the coding sequence ATGTTTTCCTTTAAAGAGTATAGCCGCGAAATATTTGTTACCATAATTCTTGTTTTAGTACTAATTGTACTTCGAGTTTTAATTGCCAATTTAATAAGACGTTTTGCTGCTACAAGTCATTTGTTTGAAAACCGCACCAACTTAGTTATTAAGTATATCAATATCTTGATGAATATCTTAATTACAACTAGTTTGATTGTTGTCTGGGGTGTAGAAACGCAGGATATTTTTATTACCATTTCATCAATTGCCACTGTAATTGGAGTTGCCATGTTTGCCCAATGGTCTATTTTAAGCAATGTAACTTCTGGAATGATTTTATTTTTCTCTTTTCCTTTTAGAATTGGAGACACCATAAAAATCCATGATAAAGATTTTCCCATCGAAGCAGAAATCGAAGATATTAATACTTTTCACGTTAGTTTAAAAACCAAGGAAGGAGAAAAGATTATCTTTCCAAATAATTTATTGCTGCAAAAGGGAATTTCAATAATTCCTGCAAAATACGAAGAAAGAGAATTCTTTGATTAA